The Rhodothermus marinus DSM 4252 DNA segment CGCCGCCGGAACGCTGCACGGCCACCCCGGGCAGCCGCCCAAGCGCTTCCGCCGCGTTGGCGTCCGGCAGTTCCTGAATTTTTTCCTCCGAGACCACGTTGACGATCGTGTTCGCGTTGAGCTGCTGGTTGATGGCGGCCACCTGGCCTTCGACCTGTCCGACAATCACGATCTCCTCTCCACCGATCGACTCGGGCACCAGGGCAATGTTCAGCACGATCGTCTCCCCGTCCTGAATGCGCAGGGGCAATTCGCGCGTCTGATAGCTCAGATAGGAAACGCGCAGCGTGTAGGTGCCGGGTGCAATGCCCGTGATGCGATAGCGTCCTTCCAGATCGGTCGCACTCCCTTTGCCCGTGCCCACCAGATACACGTTGGCTCCCGGCAACGCCTCGCCGGTCAGCGAATCGGTCACCACGCCATAGACCGTACCCTGCGCCAGTGCAGCCGGAACGGCCGTCAGCGCTCCCAGGGTCAGACTCAGTGCAAGCCACCAGTTTTTCATGGTCCTTCGATACAAGCAGCGGCACCACGCCCTGGGTGGTACCGGTTTCTTTCAGAATAGTTAACGGTTACTTTATCGTTTGACCAAAGTAGGAGTACCCTTTCATTCCCGCAAGCCCTTTCTACATCCCTCCTTCAACTTAACACCAATTTCATAAATTGACTGAATGAATCATACGATTTCCGGGAAATCATAGTGCATGTAAGGAAGCACGGGCGCACACGGCGGTGCGCCCCTACCAGATCCTTAACGTTTTCCCTATCCCGTAGGGGCGGACCCCTGTGTCCGCCCGATCATACCCGCCGGATTACGTTCGCCAAACGGGGTTGTGGCACCCTCATACACCGGTAAATCAGCGATCCCATATCAGCCGTGCCTGTGCGAAGGGCCGGTTGCAGACAGGAGGTGCTCGTCCTGCTTTCGCGATACGCCCGCACCTTTCGCCCCGCAAACCGGTATAACGTCAAAACCAATCCGCTGCTTGCCATGAAGCTACGCCTGACCGAACGCGACGTGCGCCTTCGCCTGGAGGCCGAGGATCTGGAAACGCTGCGCCGGACGGGACGCGTCGAACTCGTCACGCCGTTCGACGCGCAGACGGCCTTCACCTGCACGCTCCGCATCGATGCGCAGACGGCCGTGCCGGTCGCGCACCTGGACGGCGCGCACCTGACCGTACGGCTTCCCATCGAGGAAGCCCGGCGCTGGCTCGACAGCGACCAGATCGGCATCGAAGCGCGCCAGGCGGCCGGTCCGAACCGAACGCTCAAGCTGCTGATCGAAAAGGACATCGGCTGTCAGCACAAACCGCAGGCCCGGCCGTCCGATGTCGCCGCCGAACGCTGACCTGACCGCACTGCTGCTGGCCGGCGGGCGCAGCCGTCGCTTCGGCACGGACAAGGCCCGTGCCGTCGTGGACGGCACGCCCATGCTTCGACGCGTCTATGAAACGGCGCGTGCGCTCACGCCGCACGTACTGCTGAGCGTCCGGGCCGAGGGCGACTTCTATTTTGATCTGGTGCCACCCGAGGTCCCCCGCTTGCTCGACCCCGTCCCGGACGCCGGTCCGCTGGCCGGACTGGTGGCGGGTCTCCGGGCGGCGCGAACGCCCTGGCTGCTGGCGCTGGCCTGTGACCTGCCCTTTCTGAACGAAGCAACGCTCCGCGGGCTGCTGGCCGCCTGTTCTCCCGACGTCGACGCCGTCGTGCCCGTCACGTCCGACGGCCGTCGCCAGCCGCTCTGCGCGCTCTACCGGGTGGAAACGGTGCGTCCGGTGGCCGAAGCCCGTCTTGCCGCCGGTGGCCACGCCCTTCAGGCCCTGCTCGACCGGCTTTCCGTCACGACACTGCCCGTCCCGGACGCACCGCTACGCAACATCAACACGCCCGACGACCTACTCCTCGGCCACGTCGGTCCGGAGCGGCACATCCCCGGCGGGCGGCCGTCTGCGCGTGACTAACCCGACCTCGGCCGGATCCAGCCGAAAACGCCCGAACTGGATCGTAGCGATCTCACGGGCCCGGAACGGCGGGGCCCAGAAGTAGAGCCACGCCAGCTCGGCGTCGCAGCGGGCCACGATACCCAGCACGCGGGCAAAGCCGTGCCGGTCGCAGAGGGCCACCAGACGATGCCGGACCGCCTCGGGATTGTCCAGTGCCGGTACCATGCCATGCAGTCCCCGCGCCTGCACCGACAGCCGCCGCAAGCGCGCTCCGGCAAAGTAACGCCGGAATCGCTCGCGCCGGTAGTCGCTGCGCACCCATCGGTCGCGCTCCTGCACGGCCTCGGCCACCGGTAGCCGCACGATGCGCGGACGTCGACCCCGCCGAAAGCACCGCAACACCGGTTCCAGCTCGTCTTCCCGCTGCAGCGCCACCACGTAGTCGGGCCGAATCACATC contains these protein-coding regions:
- a CDS encoding Clp1/GlmU family protein, with product MDIDVAVSAEWEALRERLLHGPPWRTLMVAGPVNAGKTTLARWLAAQVNEHYRTLFLDADPGQSLVGPPTTLALSRVPIDPDRWLRLRFVGHISPEGHLLQMLSGLVRLVEAARWHRAQRLVIDLPGHMANDAGRELFFQMLDVIRPDYVVALQREDELEPVLRCFRRGRRPRIVRLPVAEAVQERDRWVRSDYRRERFRRYFAGARLRRLSVQARGLHGMVPALDNPEAVRHRLVALCDRHGFARVLGIVARCDAELAWLYFWAPPFRAREIATIQFGRFRLDPAEVGLVTRRRPPAGDVPLRTDVAEE
- the mobA gene encoding molybdenum cofactor guanylyltransferase; translated protein: MSPPNADLTALLLAGGRSRRFGTDKARAVVDGTPMLRRVYETARALTPHVLLSVRAEGDFYFDLVPPEVPRLLDPVPDAGPLAGLVAGLRAARTPWLLALACDLPFLNEATLRGLLAACSPDVDAVVPVTSDGRRQPLCALYRVETVRPVAEARLAAGGHALQALLDRLSVTTLPVPDAPLRNINTPDDLLLGHVGPERHIPGGRPSARD
- a CDS encoding DUF7009 family protein, encoding MKLRLTERDVRLRLEAEDLETLRRTGRVELVTPFDAQTAFTCTLRIDAQTAVPVAHLDGAHLTVRLPIEEARRWLDSDQIGIEARQAAGPNRTLKLLIEKDIGCQHKPQARPSDVAAER